AGTGCACTTGATGCTAAACTTAGACAGGAATTATTGATTGAGCTTGACAATCTTCACGATCAAGTTGGAATAACTTTCATATATGTAACTCACGATCAGGCAGAAGCAATAAGCATTTCTGACCATGTTGCTGTAATGAATGAAGGAAAAATAGTGCAATATGGTACACCATATGAAATTTATGAAAGTCCCGCCGATAAATTTGTTGCAACATTTATTGGTGAGACAAACTTAATGAAAGCTATTGTTTTAGAAATTAATGAAGAATTGCTAAAGATCGAAGCACCCGGTATAGGAGAATTCTATTGTTATAAAGATAAAGAAGTAAAGGAAAAAAATCAAATACTTCTCACCTTACGGCCTGAAAAGATTAAAATTTCTAAAAAGCCTTTAACCGGTAAAAATGTATTTCACGGAATTATTGAAGAAGAAATTTACATGGGATATCAAACAAGATACTTTGTAAAACTTGACAATGGTTTTATTTTAAGAGTATACAAACAACATGTAAATTATCTTCTCGATGAACCTATTTTGACTTGGAAAGACGAAGTATTTGTTAGCTGGGATCCAAACGACAGTTTTATTGTTGAGGTGAACTAATTGTGAAATACGTTTCTGGGTACAGTATATGGTTAGTTCTTTTTTTCATAGTTCCCGTTTTAATAGTCCTCAGCTTTAGTTTTATGGAAAAATCCACATATGGCGGTGTGGAATTCTCCTTTTCTTTAGAAGGTTATAAGTCACTTTTTTCCATAGGCTACTTAAAAATTTTATGGCGAAGCATATGGATCTCACTTGTTGCAACCTTACTAACAATTTTATTAGCACTTCCTGTTGCATACTACATTGCAAATAGTAAAATAAAAGACTTATTACTTTTACTAGTTGTAATCCCATTTTGGACAAATTCACTAATAAGAATCTA
This genomic stretch from Thermosipho africanus Ob7 harbors:
- a CDS encoding ABC transporter ATP-binding protein — its product is MIGSHVSIKGINKWFGDFQVLKNVNLEVKKGEFFSLLGPSGCGKTTLLRIIAGLENADEGDIKFDNVSILSIPPHKRPVNTIFQNYALFPHLNVFENIAFSLRLKKYSENEIKEKVEKLLNLIRLEEHAYKKPNQLSGGQRQRVAIARALANEPKVLLLDEPVSALDAKLRQELLIELDNLHDQVGITFIYVTHDQAEAISISDHVAVMNEGKIVQYGTPYEIYESPADKFVATFIGETNLMKAIVLEINEELLKIEAPGIGEFYCYKDKEVKEKNQILLTLRPEKIKISKKPLTGKNVFHGIIEEEIYMGYQTRYFVKLDNGFILRVYKQHVNYLLDEPILTWKDEVFVSWDPNDSFIVEVN